In Mercurialis annua linkage group LG6, ddMerAnnu1.2, whole genome shotgun sequence, the following are encoded in one genomic region:
- the LOC126687577 gene encoding cytochrome P450 CYP749A22-like: MIVLIWSWVFSCLAFTFLVKFLYDVWLNPIRIQSALRSQGIRGPSYRFIYGNSRDLVKLRDEALRSSTELSSHQILRRVQPDIYLWTKLHGKNYVSWIGTRPQLFVTEPNLIKEALCNKDEAYQKPEFESYVKHMFGDGLGTTQGEKWHRQRKLANHAFHGDSLKGMIPAMILNVEIMLKRWRQNEADKEIEVYQEFKLLTSEIISRTAFGSSYIEGQQIFDMLGRLTLILNRNNYRVGIRVLEKFWKTRDEIESEKLEQGIRDSVLAMIKKREESEVKSSGSDYFGVLMKAYKETDKTKKITIQDIIDECKTFYIAGHETTSSLLTWCMFLLAIHSDWQQKARQEVIGLLGQQNPTSDDLTRLKIMTMIVNETLRLYPPITNLIREVKKGSRLGKLLAPATLDLFIPPLVMHQDPQIWGEDAHLFKPERFAEGIAKATKNNITAFVPFGLGPRNCVGMNFALAETKIALCMILQRYSFSLSSNYVHSPTLAIGLYPQKGLQINLQTL, encoded by the exons atGATTGTTTTGATTTGGAGTTGGGTATTTTCATGCTTGGCATTCACTTTTCTcgtcaaatttttatatgatgTATGGTTGAATCCAATCAGAATACAGAGTGCACTAAGGTCACAGGGAATTAGAGGCCCTTCGTACAGATTCATTTATGGAAACTCAAGGGATTTAGTGAAACTGAGAGACGAAGCCTTGCGCAGTTCTACTGAACTATCGTCACATCAAATACTACGTAGAGTTCAGCCTGACATTTATTTATGGACCAAGCTgcatg GGAAAAACTATGTGAGTTGGATCGGTACTCGCCCTCAGTTGTTCGTCACTGAACCTAATCTGATCAAAGAGGCACTCTGCAATAAAGATGAAGCATATCAAAAGCCAGAGTTTGAATCTTATGTTAAACATATGTTTGGGGATGGACTTGGAACTACACAAGGAGAAAAATGGCATCGACAGCGTAAACTTGCCAATCACGCATTTCATGGCGATAGCTTAAAA GGTATGATTCCAGCAATGATCTTAAATGTGGAGATAATGCTGAAGAGATGGAGACAGAATGAAGCAGACAAAGAGATAGAGGTGTACCAAGAATTCAAGTTATTAACATCCGAAATTATTTCTAGGACTGCCTTTGGAAGCAGCTATATAGAGGGGCAGCAGATTTTTGACATGCTAGGGAGACTCACTCTTATCCTCAACAGAAACAATTATCGAGTTGGAATTCGCGTATTAGA AAAATTTTGGAAAACGAGAGACGAGATTGAATCAGAAAAACTGGAGCAAGGGATTCGAGACTCGGTTTTAGCGATGATaaagaagagagaagagagTGAAGTTAAAAGCAGTGGAAGTGATTATTTTGGAGTACTCATGAAAGCTTACAAGGAAActgataaaacaaaaaaaataacaatacaaGACATAATTGATGAATGCAAAACATTTTACATTGCTGGACATGAGACTACCTCTAGTTTACTCACTTGGTGTATGTTTCTTCTAGCCATTCACTCCGATTGGCAACAAAAAGCAAGGCAGGAGGTTATTGGCTTATTAGGCCAACAAAATCCTACTTCAGATGATCTCACAAGATTAAAGATT ATGACTATGATTGTCAACGAAACTTTAAGGTTATACCCTCCTATTACTAATCTAATAAGGGAAGTTAAAAAGGGAAGCAGATTGGGGAAGCTACTAGCACCAGCTACATTGGACTTATTTATTCCGCCTTTAGTTATGCATCAAGATCCTCAAATTTGGGGAGAAGATGCTCACCTCTTCAAACCCGAAAGATTCGCCGAAGGTATAGCTAAAGCTACGAAGAATAATATTACTGCTTTTGTTCCCTTTGGTTTAGGACCAAGAAATTGTGTGGGCATGAACTTTGCCCTAGCAGAAACAAAGATTGCTCTCTGCATGATCCTGCAGCGTTACAGTTTTAGTTTGTCATCAAATTATGTTCACTCACCTACTCTAGCTATTGGATTGTACCCACAAAAAGGCCTTCAGATCAATCTTCAGACATTGTAA